The proteins below are encoded in one region of Microbacterium pygmaeum:
- a CDS encoding sugar ABC transporter ATPase, giving the protein MSTPSENADSSVDPADSIQPLRDNDTSIEPDPTLDPAQAEWDRTTALDEGADPEDLDPVTNTGADPAEIPDDDDEIPAFDLPGATVLPETQGDDPLAAELGEDGQGDLAPEDL; this is encoded by the coding sequence ATGAGTACACCCAGCGAGAACGCCGACTCCTCCGTCGACCCCGCCGACAGCATCCAGCCGCTCCGCGACAACGACACCTCGATCGAGCCGGACCCGACGCTCGACCCGGCCCAGGCCGAGTGGGACCGGACCACCGCGCTTGACGAAGGCGCCGACCCGGAAGACCTCGACCCGGTCACCAACACCGGGGCCGATCCCGCAGAGATCCCGGACGATGACGATGAGATCCCGGCGTTCGACCTTCCGGGCGCGACGGTCCTCCCGGAGACGCAAGGCGATGATCCGCTGGCGGCCGAGCTCGGCGAAGACGGCCAGGGGGATCTCGCGCCGGAAGACCTATGA
- a CDS encoding NHLP leader peptide family RiPP precursor gives MTDENTTFAKVIAKAWGDDAFRAQLLADPTAALAAEGITAPAGKSFAIVEDTDDVVHVVLPARPTELSDDELDSVAAGMTTYLCGTREGGFSL, from the coding sequence ATGACCGACGAAAACACGACGTTCGCAAAGGTGATCGCGAAGGCCTGGGGCGATGACGCCTTCCGCGCGCAGCTCCTCGCCGACCCGACCGCCGCTCTCGCAGCCGAGGGCATCACCGCACCTGCGGGCAAGTCGTTCGCGATCGTCGAAGACACCGACGATGTGGTGCATGTGGTGCTGCCCGCGCGTCCGACCGAGCTGTCGGACGACGAGCTCGACTCGGTCGCCGCCGGCATGACCACGTACCTGTGCGGCACGAGGGAGGGCGGCTTCTCGCTGTAG
- a CDS encoding TOMM precursor leader peptide-binding protein: MSIADTTTRPGSTSGSTTTMTVDSDAEADPRWMVDPRVVLRPLDADGLVVLRGDEPVLLRGDVFKAIAEQLDGTRTSDEVVAAIGARVPAARTYYALEQLRRRGVIVEAAASDSLARRALWSAVSGTDAPADSARNTVSMFATADVPDAVLEAAAGGMRADAATVQISRVLPDLTDAPDLLVVLAADYTDPVLEQLNRDALAEGVPWLLVRPDGSAPWIGPVFRPGESACWECLMNRRRMHRRIHAVLDAADGHWMPMPIVSTEQTAELVGRMVAMEVSKVLRGVRPPAEEGAPEGSDYITELRVADWSMTQHVVVRRPQCPECGDPTPPASARVEPRAEHVRGGNDGGLRTVSAEETYRRYRHHVSSLSGAVVELAEQPTPYEGVHVWYSGSNLGLAPKDLLTLERSLRAVTAGKGTTREQARTGALAEALERYSSSRHGEERTVRGSLRSLGAAAIHPNDAMLFSDEQLDDAALRQRTRTSWFNSVPARFDEDADIEWTPVWSLTHEREALLPTAYCYYGTPGDRGMGIVADSNGCAAGNTLTEAILQGFFELVERDAVAVWWYNRLQRPAVDLASFDDPWIDAMVQEYASKGREVWAIDLTTDLGIPTFAAISRRTVGAFEAPLLGFGAHLDPRIAILRALGEINQMSPVDADLEDATKRASDRELMTWLRTATIENQPYLVPDPAAPRWCADEHPDQTGADLAEDVRICRERVERSGMAMYVLDQTRPDIGLPVVRVVVPGLRPFWSRYGPGRLYDLPVQLGWLDRANTRADLNPIPFFL, encoded by the coding sequence ATGAGCATCGCCGACACCACCACCCGTCCCGGCTCCACGTCGGGGTCGACCACCACCATGACAGTCGATTCCGACGCGGAGGCCGACCCGCGCTGGATGGTCGACCCGCGGGTGGTGCTGCGGCCCCTCGACGCCGACGGACTGGTCGTCCTGCGAGGAGACGAACCCGTCCTGCTGCGAGGCGACGTGTTCAAGGCGATCGCGGAGCAGCTCGACGGCACGCGCACCTCGGATGAGGTCGTCGCCGCGATCGGCGCGCGCGTCCCGGCGGCCCGCACCTATTACGCGCTCGAACAGCTGCGCCGGCGCGGCGTGATCGTCGAGGCCGCGGCATCCGACTCGCTCGCCCGACGCGCTCTCTGGTCGGCCGTGAGCGGCACCGATGCGCCGGCCGACAGTGCTCGCAACACCGTCTCCATGTTCGCAACCGCGGACGTGCCCGATGCTGTCCTCGAGGCTGCCGCAGGGGGGATGCGGGCGGATGCCGCGACCGTGCAGATCTCGCGGGTACTGCCCGACCTCACCGACGCACCCGATCTGCTCGTCGTGCTTGCAGCCGACTACACGGACCCCGTTCTCGAACAGCTCAACCGCGACGCGCTCGCCGAAGGGGTTCCGTGGCTCCTGGTGCGACCCGACGGCAGCGCTCCGTGGATCGGGCCGGTGTTCCGGCCCGGCGAGTCCGCGTGCTGGGAGTGCCTGATGAACCGTCGCCGGATGCACCGCCGCATCCATGCTGTGCTCGATGCGGCGGACGGGCACTGGATGCCCATGCCGATCGTCTCCACCGAGCAGACCGCCGAACTGGTCGGCCGCATGGTCGCGATGGAGGTCTCGAAGGTGCTGCGCGGCGTCCGTCCTCCGGCAGAAGAAGGCGCCCCCGAAGGATCGGACTACATCACCGAGCTGCGGGTCGCAGACTGGTCGATGACGCAGCACGTCGTCGTGCGGCGGCCGCAGTGCCCGGAGTGCGGCGACCCGACACCGCCCGCGAGCGCGCGCGTCGAGCCGCGCGCCGAGCATGTCCGCGGCGGGAACGACGGTGGACTGCGGACCGTGAGTGCCGAGGAGACCTACCGCCGGTACCGTCATCACGTCAGCAGCCTTTCGGGCGCGGTCGTTGAGCTGGCAGAGCAGCCCACCCCCTATGAGGGCGTGCACGTCTGGTACTCCGGCTCGAACCTCGGTCTGGCGCCGAAGGATCTGCTGACGCTCGAGCGGTCGCTGCGCGCGGTCACGGCGGGAAAGGGCACGACCCGCGAGCAGGCGCGCACGGGTGCGCTGGCCGAAGCGCTCGAGCGCTACTCGTCATCGCGACACGGGGAGGAGCGCACGGTGCGGGGATCGCTGCGCAGCCTCGGCGCAGCGGCGATCCATCCGAACGACGCCATGCTCTTCAGCGACGAGCAGCTCGATGACGCCGCCCTGCGACAGCGCACGCGCACCTCGTGGTTCAACTCGGTTCCGGCTCGGTTCGACGAGGATGCGGACATCGAGTGGACGCCCGTGTGGTCGCTGACCCACGAGCGCGAAGCCCTGCTGCCGACGGCGTACTGCTACTACGGCACGCCCGGGGACCGCGGGATGGGCATCGTCGCCGACTCCAACGGCTGCGCGGCCGGGAACACCCTCACCGAGGCGATTCTGCAGGGCTTCTTCGAGCTGGTCGAACGGGATGCCGTCGCGGTCTGGTGGTACAACCGCCTGCAGCGGCCTGCGGTCGACCTCGCGAGTTTCGACGATCCATGGATCGACGCGATGGTGCAGGAGTACGCATCGAAGGGCCGCGAGGTGTGGGCGATCGATCTGACCACCGACCTGGGCATTCCGACGTTCGCCGCGATCTCGCGGCGCACCGTCGGCGCATTCGAGGCGCCGCTGCTCGGATTCGGCGCGCACCTCGACCCGCGCATCGCGATCCTGCGAGCGCTGGGCGAGATCAATCAGATGTCGCCGGTGGATGCCGACCTCGAGGATGCCACCAAACGCGCATCCGATCGAGAGCTCATGACCTGGTTGCGCACAGCGACGATCGAGAACCAGCCCTACCTCGTGCCCGATCCTGCAGCGCCACGGTGGTGTGCAGACGAGCATCCCGACCAGACCGGCGCAGACCTGGCCGAAGACGTGCGGATCTGCCGCGAACGGGTGGAGCGCTCGGGCATGGCGATGTACGTGCTCGACCAGACCCGGCCCGACATCGGCCTGCCGGTCGTGCGGGTCGTGGTGCCCGGGCTGCGGCCGTTCTGGTCTCGCTACGGGCCGGGACGACTGTACGACCTGCCCGTGCAGCTCGGCTGGCTCGATCGGGCGAACACCCGCGCAGACCTCAACCCGATCCCGTTCTTCCTGTGA
- a CDS encoding SagB family peptide dehydrogenase, with protein sequence MTPSTPAALLAIRDVDAVGVAPTPCTPEARVYERLRQSPAGADELDAIAAAAGVDGLARWMLWSGRALRRGQLVYRVVDAGGAMLADVLALRADAPDLTRVLPAPTAPLRLSRFAILRRRGKTLVLEMPFATTRAELAACAVALIAIADGTRTLEEIAKDEADPAAVRTLLAALAVCGFLVDVDADGFAAEDRDRVRSQWESHDLVLHARTRTARAGEHRGGTFRFVPERAAPPALRHPVGTPAIALARPDLDRLIAADVPFASVMEARTSRRRFGRLDARQLGEFLYRTVRVRTQIPAGTDPRAYARTDRPYPGGGGMYELTTYLGIADCEGIAAGLYRYDPVAHGLDLVAPPGPAIDRLLDDARGASAAEDRPPVLVLLAADFSRLSWKYEGIAYATTLKNVGVLFATMQLVAAAMGLGSCPLGGGDSETFAAATGLDPLEETTVGELMLGA encoded by the coding sequence GTGACCCCCTCGACACCGGCGGCGCTGCTCGCCATCCGCGACGTCGATGCCGTAGGCGTCGCGCCTACGCCCTGCACACCGGAGGCACGAGTCTATGAACGGCTGCGGCAGTCGCCGGCCGGGGCCGACGAGCTGGATGCCATCGCCGCTGCCGCAGGCGTCGATGGTCTGGCTCGCTGGATGCTCTGGAGCGGCCGCGCGCTCAGACGCGGGCAGCTCGTGTACCGCGTGGTGGATGCCGGCGGTGCGATGCTCGCCGATGTCCTCGCGTTGCGCGCGGACGCGCCCGACCTGACGCGGGTGCTTCCGGCGCCCACTGCCCCGCTGCGGCTGTCGCGGTTCGCGATCCTGCGCCGTCGTGGCAAGACACTCGTGCTCGAAATGCCGTTCGCGACCACGCGCGCCGAACTGGCGGCGTGTGCGGTCGCGTTGATCGCCATCGCCGACGGCACCCGCACGCTCGAGGAGATCGCCAAGGATGAGGCCGATCCAGCGGCGGTGCGGACACTGCTGGCGGCGCTCGCCGTCTGCGGGTTCCTCGTCGACGTCGACGCCGACGGGTTTGCCGCAGAAGACCGCGACCGGGTGCGCTCGCAGTGGGAATCGCACGACCTCGTGCTGCACGCGCGGACGCGGACCGCGCGCGCGGGCGAGCATCGCGGCGGCACCTTCCGATTCGTGCCCGAACGGGCGGCGCCGCCGGCGCTTCGGCATCCGGTCGGCACTCCCGCCATCGCCCTCGCACGGCCCGACCTGGACAGGCTCATCGCCGCCGACGTGCCGTTCGCCTCCGTGATGGAGGCGCGCACGTCGCGACGCCGGTTCGGTCGGCTGGATGCGCGGCAGCTCGGCGAGTTCCTCTACCGCACCGTGCGCGTGCGCACGCAGATTCCCGCCGGCACCGATCCACGCGCGTACGCACGCACCGATCGCCCGTATCCAGGCGGCGGCGGCATGTACGAGCTGACGACCTACCTCGGAATCGCGGACTGCGAGGGCATCGCCGCCGGCCTCTACCGCTACGACCCGGTCGCGCACGGGCTGGACCTCGTCGCGCCACCGGGACCGGCGATCGACCGCCTGCTCGATGATGCTCGCGGCGCATCGGCCGCCGAGGACCGCCCGCCCGTGCTCGTGCTCCTCGCCGCCGATTTCAGCCGGTTGTCGTGGAAGTACGAGGGCATCGCCTACGCGACGACGCTCAAGAACGTGGGAGTGCTCTTCGCCACGATGCAACTCGTTGCCGCCGCGATGGGACTGGGCAGCTGCCCCCTGGGCGGCGGAGACTCAGAGACGTTCGCGGCGGCGACCGGGCTCGACCCGCTCGAAGAGACCACGGTCGGCGAACTGATGCTGGGAGCATAA
- a CDS encoding HlyD family efflux transporter periplasmic adaptor subunit, which translates to MSTPTYRAGAVGQLSSPEQLDTEVRLVRPAGWIALGAVGLVLVAFIVWCFVGTVTTTFPAAGVLATQYGTVNSVAPDAGSVSEVFVSQGDEVAEGDPVATVSTENGTVAVEAAAGGTIVELLAYPSDPVAAGATVASIQPDDEDLRVYAFVPVDGAQPIKPGMPVQISVTTVPSEEYGLLKGTVSRVGTHPVTRAGVLALLNNEEITDIVVSGVPVFQIEVALTEGDTPTGYAWTTADGPPEELAAGTLVNSTVITAVQPPISLLFPSIRAAE; encoded by the coding sequence GTGAGTACGCCGACGTACCGGGCCGGTGCTGTCGGGCAGCTGTCCAGTCCCGAGCAGCTCGATACCGAAGTGCGGCTGGTGCGACCGGCCGGCTGGATCGCCCTCGGCGCCGTGGGCCTCGTGCTGGTGGCGTTCATCGTGTGGTGCTTCGTGGGCACGGTGACCACGACATTCCCGGCGGCGGGGGTGCTGGCCACCCAGTACGGCACGGTCAACAGCGTCGCGCCCGATGCCGGGTCGGTGTCGGAGGTGTTCGTGAGCCAGGGCGACGAGGTGGCGGAGGGCGACCCGGTGGCCACCGTGTCGACCGAGAACGGAACGGTCGCCGTCGAGGCGGCCGCCGGCGGCACGATCGTCGAGCTGCTGGCGTACCCGAGTGACCCCGTCGCGGCCGGGGCGACGGTCGCCAGCATCCAGCCCGACGATGAGGACCTCCGCGTCTACGCGTTCGTGCCCGTGGACGGGGCCCAGCCGATCAAGCCCGGGATGCCGGTGCAGATCTCGGTGACGACCGTTCCCTCGGAGGAGTACGGCCTGCTGAAGGGCACGGTGAGCCGCGTGGGGACCCATCCCGTCACTCGCGCCGGGGTCCTGGCGCTGCTGAACAACGAGGAGATCACGGACATCGTCGTCTCGGGCGTTCCGGTGTTCCAGATCGAAGTCGCACTCACCGAGGGAGACACACCGACCGGCTACGCCTGGACGACCGCGGACGGCCCGCCCGAGGAGCTTGCCGCTGGGACGCTGGTCAACTCCACGGTCATCACGGCCGTGCAGCCGCCGATCTCGCTGCTGTTCCCGTCGATTCGGGCGGCGGAATGA
- a CDS encoding NHLP family bacteriocin export ABC transporter peptidase/permease/ATPase subunit, with protein MPTVIQMEAAECGVASLRMVLASYGRWVPLDELRTASGVSRDGVKASSVLKTARTYGMTAKGLRQDPDEIRAGNLPAIIYWNFNHFVVVEGYAPGRWFLKDPGIGSRTVTDEEFDRSFTGVVLHLEPGPGFERGGTPPRVLPGLARRLRHSIAGLLYVVLAGLALVIPGLAAAVLTKAFIDQVLVADQPGAIGPILGLLFGAALAIGVLTALRQRSLMALETKLSSHSSGAFLWHLLRLPISFYSGRSAGEISGRVPRNDRLAVLLSSEIAAALIDSVVVIFYFAVMFGYSPALTLVGIAGVAINVVVLRAVGRRRRDENLRLMQDTGLLLGSAMSGIKSIESIKAAGRESDLFTRISGLHARTVSGAQRMGRASLPLLVIPPFLVALTTTAVLGWGGLNVITGAMSLGTLIAFQVLMNRAIEPVGRFVQLGGTLQEIGGDLERLDDVLANPVIDDDDAGASGPGIRLAGMLELRDVTFGYSILEAPLLDRVNLTLRPGSRVALVGGSGSGKSTISRLVAGLYEPWSGEILFDGRPRSDWSRDTITSSLALVDQDIRLFSGTVRENLTMWDPTIPTARVVQAAHDASIHDQIARRPDGYGTVVREGGANFSGGEAQRLEIARALVAEPRILVLDEATSALDPTTEQLIDGNIRRRGCTTLIVAHRLSTIRDCDEIIVLDRGRIVERGTHDGMIGTGGPYSALFAADGSAVS; from the coding sequence GTGCCTACGGTGATCCAGATGGAGGCGGCCGAATGCGGCGTCGCCTCATTGCGGATGGTGCTCGCCTCGTACGGTCGATGGGTGCCGCTGGACGAACTGCGCACGGCCAGCGGCGTTTCTCGCGACGGGGTCAAGGCGAGCAGCGTGCTCAAGACGGCCCGCACGTACGGCATGACGGCGAAGGGACTGCGCCAGGACCCCGACGAGATCCGGGCCGGGAACCTGCCGGCGATCATCTACTGGAACTTCAACCACTTCGTCGTGGTCGAGGGCTACGCGCCCGGCCGCTGGTTCCTCAAAGATCCCGGAATCGGATCGCGCACCGTCACCGACGAGGAGTTCGACCGCTCGTTCACCGGCGTCGTGCTGCACCTCGAACCCGGACCCGGTTTCGAGCGCGGCGGCACCCCGCCCCGCGTGCTGCCCGGGCTCGCTCGGCGACTGCGCCACTCGATCGCGGGACTGCTCTACGTCGTGCTCGCGGGGCTCGCCCTCGTCATCCCCGGCCTTGCCGCGGCCGTGCTCACCAAGGCCTTCATCGACCAGGTGCTCGTCGCCGATCAGCCCGGCGCCATCGGACCGATCCTGGGGCTGCTGTTCGGCGCCGCCCTTGCGATCGGGGTCTTGACCGCGCTCCGGCAGCGCTCCCTGATGGCGCTGGAGACGAAACTGTCCTCGCACAGCTCCGGGGCCTTCCTCTGGCACCTGCTGCGCCTGCCGATCTCGTTCTACTCGGGCCGCTCGGCCGGGGAGATCTCCGGCCGCGTTCCCCGCAACGACCGGCTGGCGGTGCTGCTGTCGAGCGAGATCGCCGCCGCGCTGATCGATTCGGTGGTCGTGATCTTCTATTTCGCGGTGATGTTCGGCTACAGCCCGGCCCTCACGCTCGTCGGCATCGCCGGGGTGGCGATCAACGTCGTCGTCCTGCGGGCCGTGGGTCGGCGCCGACGCGACGAGAACCTGCGTCTGATGCAGGACACCGGACTGCTGCTGGGCAGCGCGATGAGCGGCATCAAATCCATCGAGTCGATCAAGGCCGCCGGTCGCGAATCCGACCTCTTCACCCGCATCAGCGGCCTGCACGCACGCACGGTTTCAGGGGCGCAGCGGATGGGACGCGCATCGCTCCCGCTCCTTGTCATCCCGCCGTTCCTGGTGGCACTGACCACGACCGCAGTGCTCGGCTGGGGCGGTCTGAACGTGATCACGGGTGCGATGAGCCTGGGCACCCTCATCGCCTTCCAGGTGCTGATGAACCGTGCCATCGAGCCCGTCGGTCGCTTCGTCCAGCTCGGCGGCACCCTCCAGGAGATCGGCGGCGACCTCGAGCGGCTCGACGACGTGCTCGCGAATCCGGTCATCGACGACGACGATGCGGGCGCGTCCGGCCCCGGCATCCGTTTGGCCGGGATGCTCGAGCTGCGCGATGTGACCTTCGGCTACAGCATCCTCGAAGCACCCCTCCTCGACCGGGTGAACCTCACGCTGCGACCGGGCAGCCGCGTCGCCCTGGTCGGCGGGTCCGGCAGCGGCAAGTCGACCATCAGCCGACTCGTCGCGGGGCTTTATGAACCGTGGAGCGGCGAGATCCTCTTCGACGGCCGGCCGAGAAGCGACTGGTCGCGCGACACGATCACGTCGTCACTGGCACTCGTCGACCAGGACATCCGCCTGTTCAGCGGCACCGTGCGCGAGAACCTGACGATGTGGGATCCGACGATCCCGACGGCGCGGGTGGTGCAGGCCGCGCACGATGCGTCGATCCACGACCAGATCGCGCGGCGCCCCGACGGCTACGGCACCGTGGTGCGCGAGGGCGGCGCCAACTTCAGCGGCGGCGAGGCCCAGCGACTCGAGATCGCCCGTGCCCTGGTCGCCGAACCCCGCATCCTCGTCCTCGACGAAGCGACCAGCGCCCTGGATCCCACGACGGAGCAGCTCATCGACGGCAACATCCGCCGCCGCGGCTGCACGACCCTGATCGTCGCGCACCGGCTGTCGACGATCCGCGACTGCGACGAGATCATCGTGCTCGACCGCGGCCGGATCGTCGAACGCGGCACGCACGACGGCATGATCGGCACGGGCGGCCCGTACAGCGCCCTGTTCGCCGCGGACGGGAGCGCGGTCTCTTGA
- a CDS encoding NHLP bacteriocin export ABC transporter permease/ATPase subunit, giving the protein MQTDAAGEAVLGANRPLLLTDPMRSWQVVRGVVELFAIGGESDPPTARLHIATVTTGERLFGVADDAGIRLLAVGGVDTVVRARTIDEDAATDRLAWIGVLADADGGTPESADAASDPDPLARLIAAVHRRRAEIEAEGVARVRAQRGGRASAMTGALDGLRALVDRQDPIPVTADDDDPVDAAFAVVATSLGLTSTAPPAGRGSADRVTLLARYARVRTRRVTLTGDWWRQDSGPMIGFLADGHRPVALVPRGATRYELVDPRARSRVVVNATIAATVEPDAVVVYRPLPDGPLTIGGLLRSALVHTRSDVAWLVAYAIASALIALVVPIVTGRIVGVVIPEADVPELVQLTLALAIAAIAAALFQYATATAVVRTQGRLDGYLVPAVWGRLLSLPTAFFRRYSAGDLAVRVQSVDAMVRVVGSGAVVALLGVATAVVSLALIWFYSVSFGIIATLLVAALGVVVWFAGRAQYRRAQAVERTAGQLSGLVLEFVSGISKLRVAGADEKAFGRWAERFRARRVAWNDVRRAQNVVTVSIAVFPVLSSLVLFAVVGLSEPDAISAGVFLAINAAFGQVVAAVVSITLVVTQLVQAAPAMKRMVPVIAEVPEDDASKTDPGVLRGAVDYSGVTFRYLEDGPVVLDDVSIRIPAGSSVALVGPSGSGKSTLGRLLLGFEVPEEGGIYLDDQDLAGLDLRAVRRQLGVVLQSVEPLPGSILSNILGDAVDLTIDDAWRAAERAGLAEDLRAMPMGMHTVITEGGSTLSGGQRQRLLIARALAGDPRVLLFDEATSALDNVTQSIVAESLAALSVTRIVIAHRLSTVRDADRIYYLERGRVLESGSFDELMALGGRFAAQAQRQLA; this is encoded by the coding sequence GTGCAGACGGATGCCGCGGGCGAGGCTGTCCTCGGCGCCAACCGGCCGCTGCTGCTGACCGATCCGATGCGCTCATGGCAGGTCGTCCGCGGGGTCGTCGAGCTGTTCGCGATCGGTGGGGAGTCCGACCCGCCGACCGCCCGACTGCACATTGCCACCGTGACGACTGGCGAGCGCCTGTTCGGTGTCGCCGACGACGCCGGGATCCGCCTCCTCGCCGTGGGAGGCGTGGACACGGTCGTGCGGGCCCGGACCATCGACGAGGATGCCGCGACCGACCGGCTGGCGTGGATCGGCGTGCTCGCCGATGCGGATGGTGGGACCCCGGAGTCGGCGGATGCGGCATCCGATCCCGATCCACTCGCGCGGCTGATCGCCGCGGTGCACCGCCGACGGGCCGAGATCGAGGCGGAGGGTGTCGCGCGCGTGCGTGCCCAGCGCGGCGGGCGTGCGAGCGCGATGACCGGTGCACTCGACGGGCTGCGGGCGCTGGTGGACCGGCAGGATCCGATTCCGGTCACCGCCGACGATGATGATCCGGTCGACGCGGCGTTCGCCGTGGTCGCGACATCGCTGGGCCTGACCTCGACGGCCCCTCCGGCGGGGCGTGGATCGGCGGATCGGGTGACCCTGCTGGCGCGGTACGCGCGCGTGCGGACGCGACGCGTGACCCTCACGGGCGACTGGTGGCGACAGGACTCGGGTCCGATGATCGGATTTCTCGCCGACGGGCACCGCCCGGTCGCGCTGGTGCCACGCGGGGCCACGCGGTACGAGCTCGTGGATCCGCGAGCCCGGTCCCGCGTCGTGGTGAATGCCACCATCGCCGCCACCGTCGAGCCCGACGCCGTGGTGGTGTACCGGCCGCTCCCGGATGGGCCGCTCACGATCGGCGGGCTGCTGCGCTCGGCCCTCGTGCACACCCGGTCCGACGTCGCATGGCTGGTCGCGTACGCCATCGCCTCTGCGCTGATCGCCCTGGTCGTCCCGATCGTGACGGGTCGCATCGTCGGCGTCGTCATCCCTGAGGCGGACGTCCCGGAGCTGGTCCAGCTGACTCTGGCGCTGGCGATCGCGGCCATCGCCGCGGCGCTCTTCCAGTACGCCACCGCGACCGCCGTCGTCCGCACCCAGGGACGACTGGACGGCTACCTGGTGCCCGCCGTCTGGGGACGGCTGCTGTCGCTGCCCACCGCGTTCTTCCGGCGCTACTCGGCCGGTGATCTCGCCGTCCGGGTGCAGTCGGTGGACGCCATGGTGCGCGTGGTCGGAAGCGGCGCCGTCGTCGCTCTTCTGGGCGTTGCGACCGCCGTCGTGAGCCTCGCACTGATCTGGTTCTACAGCGTCTCCTTCGGCATCATCGCGACACTGCTGGTGGCCGCTCTCGGGGTCGTGGTGTGGTTCGCCGGCCGTGCGCAGTACCGTCGGGCGCAGGCTGTCGAGCGCACGGCGGGGCAGCTCAGCGGCCTCGTGCTCGAGTTCGTCTCCGGCATCAGCAAGCTGCGGGTCGCGGGTGCCGACGAGAAGGCATTCGGGCGGTGGGCAGAACGCTTCCGGGCGCGTCGCGTCGCGTGGAACGACGTGCGTCGCGCGCAGAACGTCGTCACCGTCTCGATCGCCGTCTTCCCGGTGCTGTCATCACTCGTCCTGTTCGCGGTCGTCGGCCTCAGCGAGCCGGATGCGATTTCGGCGGGGGTGTTCCTGGCGATCAACGCGGCGTTCGGCCAAGTCGTCGCGGCGGTCGTGTCGATCACCCTGGTCGTCACGCAGCTGGTCCAGGCGGCGCCGGCGATGAAGCGCATGGTGCCGGTGATCGCCGAGGTTCCCGAGGACGACGCGAGCAAGACCGACCCCGGCGTGCTGCGCGGCGCGGTGGACTACAGCGGCGTCACCTTCCGGTACCTGGAGGACGGCCCGGTGGTGCTCGACGACGTCTCGATCCGCATTCCGGCCGGCAGCTCGGTCGCCCTGGTGGGGCCGTCGGGCTCGGGGAAGTCCACGCTCGGGCGTCTGCTGCTCGGCTTCGAGGTACCCGAGGAGGGCGGGATCTATCTCGACGATCAGGATCTCGCCGGACTCGACCTGCGGGCGGTGCGCCGTCAGCTCGGCGTGGTGCTGCAGTCGGTGGAGCCGCTGCCCGGATCGATCCTCTCGAACATCCTCGGCGACGCTGTCGACCTGACGATCGACGACGCCTGGCGAGCCGCTGAGCGTGCGGGCCTGGCGGAGGACCTGCGGGCGATGCCGATGGGCATGCACACGGTGATCACCGAGGGCGGATCGACGCTGTCGGGCGGGCAGCGGCAGCGGCTGCTGATCGCACGCGCGCTCGCCGGCGACCCTCGGGTGCTGCTGTTCGACGAGGCCACGAGCGCGCTGGACAACGTGACGCAGTCGATCGTCGCCGAGAGCCTCGCGGCCCTGTCGGTCACGCGCATCGTCATCGCTCATCGCCTGAGCACCGTGCGGGACGCCGACCGGATCTATTACCTGGAGCGCGGCCGCGTCCTCGAGTCGGGCTCGTTCGACGAGCTGATGGCGCTGGGTGGTCGATTCGCCGCGCAGGCCCAGCGCCAGCTGGCGTGA
- a CDS encoding response regulator, producing MRVIIGEDEVLLREGLRRLLDDDGFDVVAVAGDAVTLEEAVATRLPDLVITDIRMPPTHTDEGLVAALRIRARHPAIPVVVLSQHVQRRYATDLLDSNGGGFGYLLKQRISDVTTFTADLRRVAAGGTALDPEVVSVLLARASRASGAVGSLTPRQREVLALMAEGRSNARIASTLFLSEKAVVQHTSNIYDALGLPVDADDHRRVLAVIRFLASAADDLH from the coding sequence ATGCGCGTGATCATCGGAGAAGACGAAGTCCTGCTTCGCGAGGGCCTCCGGCGCCTGCTCGACGACGACGGGTTCGATGTGGTCGCCGTCGCCGGTGACGCCGTCACTCTTGAGGAGGCGGTGGCGACCCGGCTTCCCGACCTGGTCATCACCGACATCCGGATGCCGCCGACGCATACCGACGAGGGTCTCGTCGCCGCGCTGCGCATCCGCGCCCGGCACCCCGCGATCCCCGTCGTCGTGCTCTCTCAGCACGTGCAGCGCCGGTATGCCACCGACCTGCTCGACTCAAACGGCGGCGGATTCGGATACCTGCTCAAGCAGCGCATCTCCGACGTCACGACGTTCACGGCCGACCTCCGCCGCGTCGCCGCCGGCGGAACGGCGCTGGACCCTGAGGTCGTCTCCGTGCTCCTGGCCCGCGCGAGCCGCGCCAGCGGCGCGGTCGGCTCGCTCACCCCGCGTCAGCGTGAGGTCCTCGCCCTCATGGCCGAGGGCCGCAGCAACGCCCGGATCGCGAGCACGCTGTTCCTGTCGGAGAAGGCCGTGGTGCAGCACACGTCGAACATCTACGACGCTCTCGGGCTGCCGGTCGACGCCGACGATCACCGCCGGGTGCTCGCGGTGATCCGGTTCCTGGCCTCAGCGGCCGACGACCTGCACTGA